In Sebastes fasciatus isolate fSebFas1 chromosome 15, fSebFas1.pri, whole genome shotgun sequence, a genomic segment contains:
- the znf593 gene encoding zinc finger protein 593, giving the protein MGKSTQTGNHKSDSKKHIARTWKTKHRTKDLDEIHSDMKPETAAKLLNQEKDFDVTGCAQHYCLHCARYFVDMRSMKEHFKTKVHKRRLKQLREEPYTQAEAERAAGMGSYIPAKKVEVKTQSVEEDMA; this is encoded by the exons ATGGGGAAGTCCACACAAACAGGTAACCACAAGAGTGACTCGAAGAAGCACATTGCGAGGACATGGAAGACAAAGCACAGGACTAAAGACCTGGACGAGATCCACTCAGACATGAAGCCTGAGACAGCAGCCAAGCTGCTCAATCAGGAGAAGGACTTCGATGTGACAGGATGTGCACAACACTACTGCTTACACTGCGC GAGATATTTCGTGGATATGAGATCCATGAAAGAGCACTTCAAAACTAAAGTGCACAAAAGACG GTTGAAGCAGCTCAGAGAGGAGCCGTACACACaggcagaggcagagagagctgcaggaatggGCTCCTACATCCCTGCAAAAAAAGTCGAAGTGAAGACACAGAGTGTGGAAGAGGACATGGCCTGA